The stretch of DNA GGCATCACCCGCGCCTTGAGGCGCTGCATCTCTCCAGCCACGCGGCCGCGCCGCTCGAGCAGATCCTCGAGCCACATCAGATCGTCGAGCATCCCGACCACGCCGCGACCGGCAAGGCAGAAATAGATGCACCGCTGGAAATCATCGGCGCCGTCGTTCGCCAGGATCGCAGTGAGCTTCGCCTTGCCCGCCGGGATGCCCTCATGGACCCAGCTGACGGCTTCGCGCACCTCGCGCACCGAATAATAGGCATCCTCGACATGCATGCCGATAGCTGCGTTCGCGATCATGCGGCGCGTGGGGCGATTGTCAGCATCAAGCGACGCATCGCGCAGGGTGATGTCGAGATCGAAACGATCGTGAAACACGGTCTTCTTCATGGCGCACCTCCTGGCGGACGGAACGTAACGGGAACAATCAGCGCCGTCAAGCCGACGCCCACGGGAAGAGATGAGGGGGAGGGGGCCGGGCAAATCACTTCCGGAGATGAGCGATGTCCTTCGAATCTTCCGCGCAGCCTGTCGCGTCCATCTGGGGCGGCATCGCCACCGCCGATCAAATCCTGCCCGGCGTCTGGCATGTCAGCACAGCATCCCACGGTGGCCTGATCCTGTCGGCGCAACGACAGCAGGCGATGCCCGGCGCATTGCGCCTAGAGGGAGTCCACTACGAGGAGGATGTCGACTGGAGCCTGGTCTACCTCGCATTCGAAGCTGAGCTGAAGCTCCTGCGACGGCCCGGAATGGCGGCATCGCTTCAGCTTGCGCATGATATCGCCCGCAACTGGCACCCGCGGCGCTACGGCGACTTCACAGGTATAGCTGTCGCGCCACGCGACAGCTACGTCATGCGCCGCCGCGCAGCTTATCAGGCCGTGATCGGCGAGATCGTCGTCACCGCTGCCTTCGGCACCCACGAGGCCTGGGTCCCAGCGGGCAAGACGGGATTGTTCGGGCGCCGCGTCGCAAGCGTCGATCATCTGGGATGGGCCAAATATGACGGTCCCGACGTTCGCGCGCTGGTCGATGCGGCCCGCTACGACAGCGGCAACATCGTCAACAGTTTTGCCGCGATCGGTGCCGAGCTGATCTGATGTCGATCGAGATCATCATCGGCTTGCCGCATCTGTGCGAAGGTCCGCTCCTCTTCCGGGCACGTGCCCTGCAACAGCCGGTGCTCATCTCCGCGAACTGCCTGTCCATATGGTCGACGCGTCGAGGCTGGCGCGAATGGACGGGCTGGAAGCTTCATCATCTCGCCAATGCCCATAGCCTTCACAGCCTCGTGCTCGATTCTGCTGGTTATGCTGCGATGTCAGTCTACGGCGGCTTTCCCTGGACCGTCGATTCCTATGTCGCGCTCGCCGCCGCCTTCCCGTTCCGGTGGTGGGCCAGCCTCGACTATTGTGTCGAGCAGGGCGTCGCCCGCGATCGCGAAGAGGTCATCGACCGGCTGTCCCGCACCATCCGCGCCAACCGCGATTGCCGGCAGCGTGCCGCGGATCTCGGCATAACCGACACCCTGATGCCCGTGATCCAGGGCCGCCTTCCCGAAGACTATGAGCGCTGCATCGACGCGCTCTGGGGCATGATGAAGCCTGGCGCGATCATCGGCGTCGGCTCGATGTGCCGACGGGAAATCGACGGCCCCGAAGGCCTGATCGCCGTCATCGATCATCTCGATCGTGTTTTGCCGAAGGGCGTCCGCCTTCACGCATTCGGGGTCAAAGGCCCGGCGATCCCCTACCTCCTGCCGTTTGCCCACCGCATCGCCTCGCTCGACAGCCAGGCCTACGCCGTCAGTGCGCGCCGCGAGGCCCATCAGCGGCGCATCTCCAAGTCCGACCAGCTCGTGGCGGATCATATGGAGCACTGGCTCCACACCCAGCGCGCCCGCCTGTCTGAATCTGCCCGGCAGCTTCCCGTCCGCGCACCGGCGATGCCCGACCCCAGTCCGAGCGATCCCTGGGAGGCCGCGATCGCGCAGGCGCGCAGCGAGATCCGCGCCCTCATCGAATCCGGTGATCTCGATCACGACGAGCTGACAGCGCCGTGGATCGAGCAATGGGCCGCCGACATCTACCGCGACCGTCGCGCCGCCTGATCTAGGGGAGGGGGAAGGCCGAGGGCAAGCGAAGGGGCAGTTGAG from Sphingobium sp. RAC03 encodes:
- a CDS encoding deazapurine DNA modification protein DpdA family protein — its product is MSIEIIIGLPHLCEGPLLFRARALQQPVLISANCLSIWSTRRGWREWTGWKLHHLANAHSLHSLVLDSAGYAAMSVYGGFPWTVDSYVALAAAFPFRWWASLDYCVEQGVARDREEVIDRLSRTIRANRDCRQRAADLGITDTLMPVIQGRLPEDYERCIDALWGMMKPGAIIGVGSMCRREIDGPEGLIAVIDHLDRVLPKGVRLHAFGVKGPAIPYLLPFAHRIASLDSQAYAVSARREAHQRRISKSDQLVADHMEHWLHTQRARLSESARQLPVRAPAMPDPSPSDPWEAAIAQARSEIRALIESGDLDHDELTAPWIEQWAADIYRDRRAA
- a CDS encoding DUF7007 domain-containing protein, whose product is MSFESSAQPVASIWGGIATADQILPGVWHVSTASHGGLILSAQRQQAMPGALRLEGVHYEEDVDWSLVYLAFEAELKLLRRPGMAASLQLAHDIARNWHPRRYGDFTGIAVAPRDSYVMRRRAAYQAVIGEIVVTAAFGTHEAWVPAGKTGLFGRRVASVDHLGWAKYDGPDVRALVDAARYDSGNIVNSFAAIGAELI